From Zingiber officinale cultivar Zhangliang chromosome 5B, Zo_v1.1, whole genome shotgun sequence, the proteins below share one genomic window:
- the LOC121986271 gene encoding clathrin interactor EPSIN 2-like isoform X1 — MKKAFDQTVRDLKRGVNKNVLKVPSIEQKILDATSNEPWGPHGSLLADIAQASRNYHEYQMIMNVIWKRINDTGKNWRHVYKALTVLEYLVGNGSERVIDDMREHAYQISTLSEFQYIDSSGRDQGNNVRRKSQTLVALINDKERIQEVRQKAAANRDKFQSTHSSRPGSYPSPRRYGDRYDDDHYDSRYASRDDDRYGNWKERNWGYKDDDRSGRVSDPYGREEDRYGRYSDEHYGRDGYKDDEHRGGQEGDYGSRNTGRNRSFDDDDRSVGGRVDHVPRDERDLDRRLSEQSSGAPPSYEEATRDVHNHVQEDRNISGVKAAAPTAPSSVPSTNSPPQTLKQGSPPVPAASSTVKIENHGSGNVSSALSKQTNSSNSNGFDEFDPRGSASAAPPAANNPEMDLFGSSSDSIYSLALVPLTTMNTELETDVPENSDFGAGFAAKSSVPAGLSQSSEDPFGGAPFRATQESFPSQQHSFAPVATINSSISTGGAEILASTRSFDFDGSFGGIAYNHIPNDQHNDFANAANVTSDALAPQPRNDMSNMFGPQTGGTTFVPYIQEAQPVAPIHIQANHLTQAGVPFPSQATPVATGIVRPAAPVNMQTNQSNIVLQPGWHTPITPEVSATTSASPSKDKLVKSTVWADTLSKGLVNLNISGPKINPHADIGVDFASINRKDKWKEEKKTNAAPLATATRGKAMGSGSGIGRAGAGALAAPLNPMVGPGMGFGMGMGNSGAMGRGTGFGMGMAGYGQPMGTANMGMNQGIPPHPAARAPGGGYNPMTMSNYGSQQAYGGGYM, encoded by the exons ATgaagaaagcttttgatcaaaCTGTTCGTGATCT GAAAAGAGGAGTAAATAAGAACGTTCTGAAGGTTCCTAGTATAGAGCAGAAG ATTCTCGATGCAACCAGCAATGAGCCCTGGGGACCCCATGGATCACTTCTGGCAGATATTGCACAAGCATCGAGGAACTA TCATGAATACCAGATGATCATGAATGTAATATGGAAGAGGATCAATGATACTGGAAAAAACTGGCGGCATGTTTACAAG GCATTGACTGTTTTGGAGTACCTAGTTGGAAATGGATCTGAGCGAGTAATTGACGACATGAGGGAGCATGCTTACCAGATATCG ACTTTATCCGAGTTCCAGTACATTGATTCAAGTGGAAGAGATCAGGGAAATAATGTTAGAAGGAAATCTCAAACCCTCGTAGCTCTAATTAATGATAAAGAAAGGATACAGGAAGTTAGGCAAAAAGCAGCAGCTAACCGGGACAA ATTTCAAAGTACACATTCAAGTAGGCCTGGTTCATATCCAAGCCCAAGGCGATATGGTGATCGTTATGATGATGATCATTATGATAGTCGTTATGCTAGTAGAGATGATGACCGGTATGGTAATTGGAAGGAACGCAATTGGGGTTACAAAGATGATGATAGAAGTGGCAGGGTTAGCGATCCATATGGTCGAGAGGAAGATCGTTATGGTAGGTACTCTGATGAACATTATGGCAGAGATGGTTATAAGGATGATGAGCATAGAGGAGGTCAGGAAGGTGATTATGGTTCAAGAAATACAGGTAGAAACCGTTCCTTTGATGATGATGACCGCAG TGTGGGTGGCAGAGTTGACCATGTTCCTCGGGATGAAAG AGATCTGGACCGCAGACTTTCTGAGCAGAGTAGTGGTGCACCACCAAGCTATGAAGAAGCCACAAGAGATGTCCACAACCATGTGCAAGAAGATAG AAATATCAGTGGAGTTAAAGCAGCTGCACCAACAGCACCTTCTTCTGTACCAAGCACAAACTCTCCTCCACAAACTCTGAAGCAGGGTTCACCACCTGTGCCAGCAGCTAGCTCCACTGTCAAAATTGAAAACCATGGTTCAGGCAATGTTTCATCTGCTCTATCTAAACAAACAAACAGCAGTAATAGCAATGGTTTTGATGAGTTTGATCCACGAGGTTCGGCATCAG CTGCTCCACCTGCTGCAAATAATCCTGAGATGGACTTATTTGGATCATCATCAGATTCAATTTATTCGCTTGCTTTGGTACCCTTGACAACAATGAACACTGAACTTGAAACTGATGTGCCAGAAAATTCAGATTTTGGAGCAGGTTTTGCTGCCAAATCATCAGTGCCTGCTGGATTGAGTCAG TCTAGTGAAGATCCCTTCGGAGGTGCTCCTTTTAGAGCTACTCAAGAAAGCTTTCCAAGTCAGCAACATAGTTTTGCTCCCGTCGCAACCATTAATTCTTCAATTTCAACTGGAGGAGCTGAAATACTCGCATCTACTAGAAGTTTTGACTTTGATGGTTCATTTGGTGGCATTGCCTATAATCATATACCAAATGATCAGCACAATGATTTTGCAAACGCCGCGAATGTGACTTCCGATGCCCTTGCACCCCAGCCAAGAAATGATATGTCAAATATGTTTGGCCCCCAAACAGGAGGAACAACCTTTGTTCCTTATATTCAGGAAGCTCAACCTGTTGCACCGATTCATATACAAGCCAACCACTTGACACAGGCTGGTGTTCCTTTTCCATCACAGGCAACTCCAGTGGCTACTGGTATTGTTCGCCCTGCTGCTCCTGTAAATATGCAGACCAACCAGTCGAATATTGTTTTACAACCGGGTTGGCATACGCCCATTACTCCAGAAGTTTCAGCTACGACTTCAGCATCTCCATCGAAGGACAAGCTTGTGAAATCAACAGTTTGGGCTGACACATTGAGTAAAGGCCTAGTCAATCTGAATATATCAGGAC CGAAAATCAATCCTCATGCCGATATTGGTGTAGATTTTGCTTCTATAAACCGAAAAGATAAatggaaagaagaaaaaaagactAATGCTGCTCCACTAGCTACTGCAACCAGGGGTAAAGCTATGGGATCTGGTTCTGGCATTGGGCGAGCAGGTGCAGGTGCTCTCGCAGCCCCGTTGAACCCCATGGTTGGCCCGGGCATGGGTttcggaatgggaatgggtaaTAGTGGTGCTATGGGAAGGGGAACAGGATTTGGAATGGGAATGGCAGGCTATGGTCAACCAATGGGGACGGCGAACATGGGAATGAATCAGGGAATTCCTCCGCATCCTGCTGCGCGAGCTCCTGGTGGAGGATACAACCCCATGACGATGAGCAATTATGGTTCTCAGCaagcatatggaggaggatacatGTAA
- the LOC121986271 gene encoding clathrin interactor EPSIN 2-like isoform X2, with amino-acid sequence MKKAFDQTVRDLKRGVNKNVLKVPSIEQKILDATSNEPWGPHGSLLADIAQASRNYHEYQMIMNVIWKRINDTGKNWRHVYKALTVLEYLVGNGSERVIDDMREHAYQISTLSEFQYIDSSGRDQGNNVRRKSQTLVALINDKERIQEVRQKAAANRDKFQSTHSSRPGSYPSPRRYGDRYDDDHYDSRYASRDDDRYGNWKERNWGYKDDDRSGRVSDPYGREEDRYGRYSDEHYGRDGYKDDEHRGGQEGDYGSRNTGRNRSFDDDDRSVGGRVDHVPRDERDLDRRLSEQSSGAPPSYEEATRDVHNHVQEDSGVKAAAPTAPSSVPSTNSPPQTLKQGSPPVPAASSTVKIENHGSGNVSSALSKQTNSSNSNGFDEFDPRGSASAAPPAANNPEMDLFGSSSDSIYSLALVPLTTMNTELETDVPENSDFGAGFAAKSSVPAGLSQSSEDPFGGAPFRATQESFPSQQHSFAPVATINSSISTGGAEILASTRSFDFDGSFGGIAYNHIPNDQHNDFANAANVTSDALAPQPRNDMSNMFGPQTGGTTFVPYIQEAQPVAPIHIQANHLTQAGVPFPSQATPVATGIVRPAAPVNMQTNQSNIVLQPGWHTPITPEVSATTSASPSKDKLVKSTVWADTLSKGLVNLNISGPKINPHADIGVDFASINRKDKWKEEKKTNAAPLATATRGKAMGSGSGIGRAGAGALAAPLNPMVGPGMGFGMGMGNSGAMGRGTGFGMGMAGYGQPMGTANMGMNQGIPPHPAARAPGGGYNPMTMSNYGSQQAYGGGYM; translated from the exons ATgaagaaagcttttgatcaaaCTGTTCGTGATCT GAAAAGAGGAGTAAATAAGAACGTTCTGAAGGTTCCTAGTATAGAGCAGAAG ATTCTCGATGCAACCAGCAATGAGCCCTGGGGACCCCATGGATCACTTCTGGCAGATATTGCACAAGCATCGAGGAACTA TCATGAATACCAGATGATCATGAATGTAATATGGAAGAGGATCAATGATACTGGAAAAAACTGGCGGCATGTTTACAAG GCATTGACTGTTTTGGAGTACCTAGTTGGAAATGGATCTGAGCGAGTAATTGACGACATGAGGGAGCATGCTTACCAGATATCG ACTTTATCCGAGTTCCAGTACATTGATTCAAGTGGAAGAGATCAGGGAAATAATGTTAGAAGGAAATCTCAAACCCTCGTAGCTCTAATTAATGATAAAGAAAGGATACAGGAAGTTAGGCAAAAAGCAGCAGCTAACCGGGACAA ATTTCAAAGTACACATTCAAGTAGGCCTGGTTCATATCCAAGCCCAAGGCGATATGGTGATCGTTATGATGATGATCATTATGATAGTCGTTATGCTAGTAGAGATGATGACCGGTATGGTAATTGGAAGGAACGCAATTGGGGTTACAAAGATGATGATAGAAGTGGCAGGGTTAGCGATCCATATGGTCGAGAGGAAGATCGTTATGGTAGGTACTCTGATGAACATTATGGCAGAGATGGTTATAAGGATGATGAGCATAGAGGAGGTCAGGAAGGTGATTATGGTTCAAGAAATACAGGTAGAAACCGTTCCTTTGATGATGATGACCGCAG TGTGGGTGGCAGAGTTGACCATGTTCCTCGGGATGAAAG AGATCTGGACCGCAGACTTTCTGAGCAGAGTAGTGGTGCACCACCAAGCTATGAAGAAGCCACAAGAGATGTCCACAACCATGTGCAAGAAGATAG TGGAGTTAAAGCAGCTGCACCAACAGCACCTTCTTCTGTACCAAGCACAAACTCTCCTCCACAAACTCTGAAGCAGGGTTCACCACCTGTGCCAGCAGCTAGCTCCACTGTCAAAATTGAAAACCATGGTTCAGGCAATGTTTCATCTGCTCTATCTAAACAAACAAACAGCAGTAATAGCAATGGTTTTGATGAGTTTGATCCACGAGGTTCGGCATCAG CTGCTCCACCTGCTGCAAATAATCCTGAGATGGACTTATTTGGATCATCATCAGATTCAATTTATTCGCTTGCTTTGGTACCCTTGACAACAATGAACACTGAACTTGAAACTGATGTGCCAGAAAATTCAGATTTTGGAGCAGGTTTTGCTGCCAAATCATCAGTGCCTGCTGGATTGAGTCAG TCTAGTGAAGATCCCTTCGGAGGTGCTCCTTTTAGAGCTACTCAAGAAAGCTTTCCAAGTCAGCAACATAGTTTTGCTCCCGTCGCAACCATTAATTCTTCAATTTCAACTGGAGGAGCTGAAATACTCGCATCTACTAGAAGTTTTGACTTTGATGGTTCATTTGGTGGCATTGCCTATAATCATATACCAAATGATCAGCACAATGATTTTGCAAACGCCGCGAATGTGACTTCCGATGCCCTTGCACCCCAGCCAAGAAATGATATGTCAAATATGTTTGGCCCCCAAACAGGAGGAACAACCTTTGTTCCTTATATTCAGGAAGCTCAACCTGTTGCACCGATTCATATACAAGCCAACCACTTGACACAGGCTGGTGTTCCTTTTCCATCACAGGCAACTCCAGTGGCTACTGGTATTGTTCGCCCTGCTGCTCCTGTAAATATGCAGACCAACCAGTCGAATATTGTTTTACAACCGGGTTGGCATACGCCCATTACTCCAGAAGTTTCAGCTACGACTTCAGCATCTCCATCGAAGGACAAGCTTGTGAAATCAACAGTTTGGGCTGACACATTGAGTAAAGGCCTAGTCAATCTGAATATATCAGGAC CGAAAATCAATCCTCATGCCGATATTGGTGTAGATTTTGCTTCTATAAACCGAAAAGATAAatggaaagaagaaaaaaagactAATGCTGCTCCACTAGCTACTGCAACCAGGGGTAAAGCTATGGGATCTGGTTCTGGCATTGGGCGAGCAGGTGCAGGTGCTCTCGCAGCCCCGTTGAACCCCATGGTTGGCCCGGGCATGGGTttcggaatgggaatgggtaaTAGTGGTGCTATGGGAAGGGGAACAGGATTTGGAATGGGAATGGCAGGCTATGGTCAACCAATGGGGACGGCGAACATGGGAATGAATCAGGGAATTCCTCCGCATCCTGCTGCGCGAGCTCCTGGTGGAGGATACAACCCCATGACGATGAGCAATTATGGTTCTCAGCaagcatatggaggaggatacatGTAA
- the LOC121986271 gene encoding clathrin interactor EPSIN 2-like isoform X3, with translation MIMNVIWKRINDTGKNWRHVYKALTVLEYLVGNGSERVIDDMREHAYQISTLSEFQYIDSSGRDQGNNVRRKSQTLVALINDKERIQEVRQKAAANRDKFQSTHSSRPGSYPSPRRYGDRYDDDHYDSRYASRDDDRYGNWKERNWGYKDDDRSGRVSDPYGREEDRYGRYSDEHYGRDGYKDDEHRGGQEGDYGSRNTGRNRSFDDDDRSVGGRVDHVPRDERDLDRRLSEQSSGAPPSYEEATRDVHNHVQEDRNISGVKAAAPTAPSSVPSTNSPPQTLKQGSPPVPAASSTVKIENHGSGNVSSALSKQTNSSNSNGFDEFDPRGSASAAPPAANNPEMDLFGSSSDSIYSLALVPLTTMNTELETDVPENSDFGAGFAAKSSVPAGLSQSSEDPFGGAPFRATQESFPSQQHSFAPVATINSSISTGGAEILASTRSFDFDGSFGGIAYNHIPNDQHNDFANAANVTSDALAPQPRNDMSNMFGPQTGGTTFVPYIQEAQPVAPIHIQANHLTQAGVPFPSQATPVATGIVRPAAPVNMQTNQSNIVLQPGWHTPITPEVSATTSASPSKDKLVKSTVWADTLSKGLVNLNISGPKINPHADIGVDFASINRKDKWKEEKKTNAAPLATATRGKAMGSGSGIGRAGAGALAAPLNPMVGPGMGFGMGMGNSGAMGRGTGFGMGMAGYGQPMGTANMGMNQGIPPHPAARAPGGGYNPMTMSNYGSQQAYGGGYM, from the exons ATGATCATGAATGTAATATGGAAGAGGATCAATGATACTGGAAAAAACTGGCGGCATGTTTACAAG GCATTGACTGTTTTGGAGTACCTAGTTGGAAATGGATCTGAGCGAGTAATTGACGACATGAGGGAGCATGCTTACCAGATATCG ACTTTATCCGAGTTCCAGTACATTGATTCAAGTGGAAGAGATCAGGGAAATAATGTTAGAAGGAAATCTCAAACCCTCGTAGCTCTAATTAATGATAAAGAAAGGATACAGGAAGTTAGGCAAAAAGCAGCAGCTAACCGGGACAA ATTTCAAAGTACACATTCAAGTAGGCCTGGTTCATATCCAAGCCCAAGGCGATATGGTGATCGTTATGATGATGATCATTATGATAGTCGTTATGCTAGTAGAGATGATGACCGGTATGGTAATTGGAAGGAACGCAATTGGGGTTACAAAGATGATGATAGAAGTGGCAGGGTTAGCGATCCATATGGTCGAGAGGAAGATCGTTATGGTAGGTACTCTGATGAACATTATGGCAGAGATGGTTATAAGGATGATGAGCATAGAGGAGGTCAGGAAGGTGATTATGGTTCAAGAAATACAGGTAGAAACCGTTCCTTTGATGATGATGACCGCAG TGTGGGTGGCAGAGTTGACCATGTTCCTCGGGATGAAAG AGATCTGGACCGCAGACTTTCTGAGCAGAGTAGTGGTGCACCACCAAGCTATGAAGAAGCCACAAGAGATGTCCACAACCATGTGCAAGAAGATAG AAATATCAGTGGAGTTAAAGCAGCTGCACCAACAGCACCTTCTTCTGTACCAAGCACAAACTCTCCTCCACAAACTCTGAAGCAGGGTTCACCACCTGTGCCAGCAGCTAGCTCCACTGTCAAAATTGAAAACCATGGTTCAGGCAATGTTTCATCTGCTCTATCTAAACAAACAAACAGCAGTAATAGCAATGGTTTTGATGAGTTTGATCCACGAGGTTCGGCATCAG CTGCTCCACCTGCTGCAAATAATCCTGAGATGGACTTATTTGGATCATCATCAGATTCAATTTATTCGCTTGCTTTGGTACCCTTGACAACAATGAACACTGAACTTGAAACTGATGTGCCAGAAAATTCAGATTTTGGAGCAGGTTTTGCTGCCAAATCATCAGTGCCTGCTGGATTGAGTCAG TCTAGTGAAGATCCCTTCGGAGGTGCTCCTTTTAGAGCTACTCAAGAAAGCTTTCCAAGTCAGCAACATAGTTTTGCTCCCGTCGCAACCATTAATTCTTCAATTTCAACTGGAGGAGCTGAAATACTCGCATCTACTAGAAGTTTTGACTTTGATGGTTCATTTGGTGGCATTGCCTATAATCATATACCAAATGATCAGCACAATGATTTTGCAAACGCCGCGAATGTGACTTCCGATGCCCTTGCACCCCAGCCAAGAAATGATATGTCAAATATGTTTGGCCCCCAAACAGGAGGAACAACCTTTGTTCCTTATATTCAGGAAGCTCAACCTGTTGCACCGATTCATATACAAGCCAACCACTTGACACAGGCTGGTGTTCCTTTTCCATCACAGGCAACTCCAGTGGCTACTGGTATTGTTCGCCCTGCTGCTCCTGTAAATATGCAGACCAACCAGTCGAATATTGTTTTACAACCGGGTTGGCATACGCCCATTACTCCAGAAGTTTCAGCTACGACTTCAGCATCTCCATCGAAGGACAAGCTTGTGAAATCAACAGTTTGGGCTGACACATTGAGTAAAGGCCTAGTCAATCTGAATATATCAGGAC CGAAAATCAATCCTCATGCCGATATTGGTGTAGATTTTGCTTCTATAAACCGAAAAGATAAatggaaagaagaaaaaaagactAATGCTGCTCCACTAGCTACTGCAACCAGGGGTAAAGCTATGGGATCTGGTTCTGGCATTGGGCGAGCAGGTGCAGGTGCTCTCGCAGCCCCGTTGAACCCCATGGTTGGCCCGGGCATGGGTttcggaatgggaatgggtaaTAGTGGTGCTATGGGAAGGGGAACAGGATTTGGAATGGGAATGGCAGGCTATGGTCAACCAATGGGGACGGCGAACATGGGAATGAATCAGGGAATTCCTCCGCATCCTGCTGCGCGAGCTCCTGGTGGAGGATACAACCCCATGACGATGAGCAATTATGGTTCTCAGCaagcatatggaggaggatacatGTAA